Proteins encoded within one genomic window of Humulus lupulus chromosome 1, drHumLupu1.1, whole genome shotgun sequence:
- the LOC133832908 gene encoding uncharacterized protein LOC133832908 — protein sequence MNNDCSDVHGDLSSKASQKKYERWIATNNKVKAYMLASMSDTLRIKLENVKTAYDIMEQLQAMFGHKSGQARFEETKKYANARMAPGMHVRDHFIKMKNCFQEAELH from the coding sequence ATGAATAACGATTGCTCTGACGTCCATGGTGATTTGTCTTCAAAAGCATCACAGAAGAAGTACGAGCGTTGGATCGCTACCAACAACAAAGTCAAGGCGTACATGCTAGCTAGCATGTCGGACACGCTGAGGATAAAGCTGGAAAATGTGAAAACTGCATATGACATCATGGAGCAGCTTCAGGCAATGTTCGGACACAAATCTGGACAAGCTCGTTTCGAGGAAACGAAGAAGTACGCTAATGCCAGGATGGCTCCTGGAAtgcatgttcgtgatcacttCATCAAGATGAAAAATTGCTTTCAGGAGGCAGAATTACACTGA